In Acidisarcina polymorpha, the DNA window AACGCCCGCGAAAAAAGATTTCGGTTCTCGATGACGGCTGCAGCATTATCACTCGCAGTAAAGCCGAGATTCAGTTCGCCGGTATCCGGTTTTTCGGGCAAGAGCCGGCTAACCCCGCCGCTCCTGGTACTGAAGCCATGCCGCAGCCAGTGAAGGCTTTCCCATCCAACAACGCGAAGTATCTCGGGTGAACGCCCGTTTGAAATAGGGTCAACACGAGCCATTGAAGCCGGCGCGGCTAAAGCGCTCGAAGAGGGGAAGTCTGAACTCAAAACGATCCGCCAATCTGATGGCGCCGGGATCGGGGAAGAGGCTCTCGCCGGTAGGATCTGGTTTTCATGCATCCCGGTAGAGCTATCGGGCCCGCTTTCCAGCGGGCCCGCTCCAGAGGTATTAGGGAGGATAACCTAGACTTGCAGTGAGGGAGTTCGCCTTCGGCGAACCATCGGTGAAGAGATACAACGATGTTACGGTTGGAAAGAACTTTGAAATACCCCTGCTTGTATCTTTACATGATGCACTTGTCCCTCCGAAAGGATGTCATCCTTGTGAGAAAGATTTCATTTAACTGATTTCTCGTTCTTTTTACCGCTTTGTGGCTTTAAGGAGCATAGCTGCGTGCGGCGATAGGACGACATGCAGGTGATCCGCCTTGCCTTCTTCTCTTCGCCGCCAGAGATCTCTCACCTCGTAACTACTCCCTTGAAGCCCCAACTCTGCCCATGAATGGTCGTAAGTGCGTTCAACATTGCTGGAGTTTACAACGGCGATGTAATGACTGCGACCATCTTCGCCAGCCGCGATCCATAGCACTTCTTTCTCATTAGTAATGATCGGCCGATTACCTTGGGAATGCTGGTCCACTTCAATTACTTCGGGATTGGTGAGTAGCCCCAGGGTCGCTGGATCCGTCGCGGTTAAATTTGCCCCAATCATTAACGGCGAGCGGAAGATGCACCAGAACGTCAGCAGGGTTCGGGCTTCATCCTCAGTGAACATCGAATTGCGCACATCACCCTCTCCCGGATGCGGGCCGAGATGGCCAATCGGAAGCATGTCAGCGTCTGCCCAATGTCCATCGCCGGTGTGCGGCGCCCAATCGGCAGCGTTCTTGAATTGCTGCAGCAAGCCCTGGGAGAACTCATGCTTCGGCCAAACTCCCCAGTGGTCCCAGAAGTCGTCAGAGATTCGCCACATCTCGGCATACTTCCTCACTTCGTCGGCGTGACTTACATTTGTCGGCCCAGGAGAAAGACTCAAAACGATGGGTCTGCCCGTCTTGTTTAAAGCCTGCCGGATCATACGGATCTCGTCGCCTTTGTAGGGATGGTCAGCGATGCAGTCGACCTTGATAAAATCGACACCCCAGCCGGCGTACTGCTTGGCCAGAGAGTCGTAGTACGCTTGTCCGGCAGCATTGTCCTTCACCCCGTAAGCGTATGTGTTCCAGGGGCAGGTGTCGGACTGGTCGGCGGCGTCGGTAGCGTGGAAGCTGGTTCCGGCGATCGGGAGGTTCCTGGCGACTGCCTCCTTCGGAATTCCACGCAGGATGTGAATCCCGAATTTCAGACCCTCAGCGTGGAGGTAGTCGCCCATAGGCCTGAAGCCGACTCCGTCGGCCGCCGAGGGAAACCGCACTAGCGAAGGCAGAAACCGGCCCTCGGGATCCATCACAAAGCCTTTGTTCTCTTGAGTGCTCGGGCCGGGATCGGGAAGATACCATCCCTCATCGATGACAACGTAGTTCCATCCAAACTGTTTAAGGTTCTTTGCCAGGAAATCGGCGTTCTCCTTCACCTGGGCCTCGGTGATGTTTTGCGCATATGCGTCCCAACTATTCCACCCCATGGGCGGAGTGGGAGCAAGCAGCGGGTTTGGAGGCTGAGAAAGCGCGGCAACCGCGACAATGAAGCACGTCACTGGAGTCAAAACCCAAGAGTAAACCCGACCTTTGGCACGCATGCCAACCCTCCAGAATGTTCGCCTGCCTGCTGATACGGGCCGCAGTTACCCATGAACGCGTTGCCTACCTACGGCAGACCGGCACCGGTCAGCTCCTGCTACTTTCCAACTGTTTCGAAGAAACGA includes these proteins:
- a CDS encoding glycoside hydrolase family 27 protein, translated to MRAKGRVYSWVLTPVTCFIVAVAALSQPPNPLLAPTPPMGWNSWDAYAQNITEAQVKENADFLAKNLKQFGWNYVVIDEGWYLPDPGPSTQENKGFVMDPEGRFLPSLVRFPSAADGVGFRPMGDYLHAEGLKFGIHILRGIPKEAVARNLPIAGTSFHATDAADQSDTCPWNTYAYGVKDNAAGQAYYDSLAKQYAGWGVDFIKVDCIADHPYKGDEIRMIRQALNKTGRPIVLSLSPGPTNVSHADEVRKYAEMWRISDDFWDHWGVWPKHEFSQGLLQQFKNAADWAPHTGDGHWADADMLPIGHLGPHPGEGDVRNSMFTEDEARTLLTFWCIFRSPLMIGANLTATDPATLGLLTNPEVIEVDQHSQGNRPIITNEKEVLWIAAGEDGRSHYIAVVNSSNVERTYDHSWAELGLQGSSYEVRDLWRRREEGKADHLHVVLSPHAAMLLKATKR